In a genomic window of Syntrophorhabdaceae bacterium:
- a CDS encoding alpha/beta fold hydrolase, with amino-acid sequence MIRYVELDSSYNKISALFTTPDAGKGPFPAVILSHGLISSKSSSKYMTLSERLAASGMASCRFDYHGCGESGGDIRSTTLTIRLENLDRIFDYLISRPDVDAEKVGMLGASFGGAACLVKASRDSRIRCVSPWATPYMLEKSDEKIDGITFDDELYADFARYDILALAGTVSNALVIHGDADDVVPCREGVEIYNAIREPKRLEIIEGADHILSNPIHRERAVSLAVRWFGEYLLR; translated from the coding sequence GTGATACGATACGTCGAGCTCGATTCTTCGTATAATAAGATAAGTGCCCTATTCACCACTCCGGATGCGGGAAAGGGCCCCTTTCCCGCCGTCATCCTCTCCCATGGCCTGATCAGCTCGAAATCGAGCTCCAAGTATATGACCCTTTCGGAGCGCCTGGCTGCGTCGGGAATGGCTTCATGCCGCTTCGACTACCATGGCTGCGGGGAGAGCGGGGGAGACATCCGGAGCACCACCCTCACGATACGTCTCGAGAACCTCGACCGCATTTTTGATTACCTGATATCCCGTCCTGATGTGGATGCGGAAAAGGTCGGCATGCTGGGGGCCAGCTTCGGTGGAGCCGCCTGCCTTGTCAAGGCATCGCGAGATAGTCGGATAAGATGTGTCTCCCCCTGGGCAACACCTTACATGCTCGAGAAATCGGATGAGAAGATCGATGGCATCACGTTCGATGATGAGCTGTATGCCGACTTCGCGCGATACGATATACTTGCCCTGGCAGGAACAGTCTCCAATGCTCTCGTGATTCACGGCGATGCCGACGACGTCGTTCCATGCCGCGAGGGGGTGGAGATTTATAATGCGATCCGGGAGCCGAAAAGGCTGGAAATTATCGAGGGCGCCGACCACATCCTCTCTAACCCGATCCACCGGGAGAGGGCCGTCAGTCTTGCCGTGAGATGGTTTGGAGAATATCTATTGAGATAG